The genome window AACGCCATCAACTCCATCCAAATCATATACGACATCAATGGCACCGTAGCACTCGCACACAGGCATGGTGGCGATGGCGACTACTTCGACTGCGTCAGTGATCTCCTTCCCCCCCGCTCGTATCTCTCCTTCCTTGTTTCTGTACCCGTTGTGTGGTTTGCAGATCAGCTTCGAACCCTGGGAGTACCTGACGTCCATCGGCGGGCACTACGGACCGGTGGAGCAGCGAGGTGCGGTGGTGATGAGGTCGCTGAAGTTTGGCACCAACCGGACGAACTACGGCCCGTTCGGGCGGGAAGAAGGCACTCCCTTTTGCTTCAACTTCCACTCCGGCCTTGACTTCGGTGGGTTTCATGGTCGCTCCACCGGCAGCCACCTCTCCGCCCTAGGCATCTACGTCAAAAGCATCAGCCTGAAGCACCATTTCAAGCCTGATCCGCCTCGGCGCCTCGCCGCGCCGCCACGCCTGTGCTCCGCTTCAGTAGATCCTTGTTACTGCGTGCCTTAACACACAGTTCACGCCTCGCCATACTTCGTTCGCCGACGAGCTTACCCTTACTCAAATATATGTTATTCAGCGATGACATTATGATTCCCATCACATAAGCTTTTCTTTTAGTTGGAAATATATTAATTTACAGttaataagaaaagaatattTTCGTTATTATATATCTAAAGAGGCATTAAAGGTCTCTTATGAATTATTGAAACACCAAAAATAATAACAATGTTTATTTTCCTCAATTGTGTTATATAGTCGCATAATGTCATGCATGAAATCGATAAGTTATTTGTTTTGCGAATTAGTCTTTTAAATAGGAGGATTCTTTAAACGAAAAAACATAAAACAGAACTCCAATTAGTCTTCCTTCGCTTGCGGTAAGCTGATGCGGCGGTGATCATACTCGACAAATTTGGCTCGCGCCTGATTCGAATTCATATCCCCCCTCTCTCGATCTCTCCCGCCTATTCTCTCTTCGCTTCTATCTCGGATGCCAAAAGGGTTTTGGGGGCGCAGCGAACACCTAAACGCCATCGGAGCTGCTTCGTCGGTTCTCTTGATCGGAGGCGGCCGCAGATCTCGCCGACGGCGTCGGAAGGTGTGGCGTCTCGTGATTACGAGGATCTTATGTTCCGGCTTTTAACCCGTTGTCTTCACGTTCGTTCGAATGATCAGTTTGTTCTTATCGCAATTTCTCGTTGGTGTTGGGTCATTTGATCCTAGAAACGCACGATTCTTTTGATCTATTAGCGAGAAATTGTTGCTTCGTACTTTCTGTTTATGTTGATAGTGGATAGGTTCTTGGAAGAGGGGAACGATTGGAATCTTGTGATCATTTCGGATTGTCGCTTTGTTATTTCCTCGATGTGGATCATAAAGAAGACAGGGAGCGTCAGGGTCTTTCTGCTATTCTTGTTCGATCCACACTTGTTGGGTCAAGATATCATTCTTTCTTTAGACTGCAAATTGGGATGcaaaacacagagagagagagagagagagagagagagagagagagagtttctgACAGGAGCATGCTTCTTGGATCAAGATATCAAACTTTCTTTAGACTGCCAATAGGGATGCAAAAGAGCTCTTGGTATATCAGAGTTTTTTCTGACAGGAAATACAGCGAGGTTCTTTGCTGATTGTTTTCTCGACCAAGAACTCTGGACCTGTTCAGGCTTTTGCCACACACAATCTTGCTGAGAAATCAGATAAGGCTGATGACATGCCCTCGGAGAAGTGAAAAGACAACGCCCCCTTGGTGAAGCAAACGGTTGAAACAGCCTCGGAGAAGCGAACAGGAGGCGCACCCTTGCATCTGCTTTTGGAGAATCAAACAGATGACATCTCCTTGGAGAATCGaacaaatgatcaaatcacttttgTCTATGATCCAGATGGATATCGATTCCGATCAAAGTGGTTCTCGTTGTCAAGAATGGAGAatagaatgatcagaaaataggACTGGATCAGCAACCACAGATGCGACGGAGCCTCATGCTGAAGATAATGACACCAAAACACCCTTGAAGGAGGAAAAGACAGGAGGAGATAATTCAATCCCTGTAGAGGGCCTAAATCAGTCGTGTACTTTACGCAGAAGCACTCGATTGTCTCAAGTAAGTCGGGGGTCATCTCCTTTAGTGTTTCTTGCTTCAAAATTATAACTGCAAACAAGTGACTTTGGGCTTCTCATCGACAGGTTGTGGAGAACAGCAACAAGATCGTGTGGATATGAGCAGGTATTTATATCGTTTTCCTATTGCATTTGAAATTCAAACTACAACAGTTGCTTGTTCCTTCCTAAAATTTTCATTTCTCTTCAGACAAATATTGTTGTTAACCTTGTGCTGTCCATTGTTTAGTTATTTATTACCTCTGTTCTCCATTCATATCTGCTTGTAGACACAAGGTAATATGTTAATTTGAACTATGATAAGGAGGTTGGTTTctatatgaatattttgaaagTCATATTAATGAGAAACAAGTCCCTTGAGCATTATGTGATTGATAAGTGAAATTCTTAGATTAGCATCCTAATGTGCGGCATTTGTTTAATTGGCATGTTTGTTTTAGATATTTGATTCTGGTACCGCATAGGCTGCAATAGCTTTCCAATATGACCATATACGTTGATGATTTGGTTGGATAGAATACATTTGGAACACTATTGTGACACCTATATTTTGAAATACTAGTGTTCTCACAATCATATATAAAAGACATGTGCAGCCGAAAGTAGTGTGAGAGGTTCTCCTGCATCacattttcaaccaaaattataatcattttaa of Musa acuminata AAA Group cultivar baxijiao chromosome BXJ1-7, Cavendish_Baxijiao_AAA, whole genome shotgun sequence contains these proteins:
- the LOC135679865 gene encoding jacalin-related lectin 19-like, which produces MSNIVNEEIVVKVGPCGDVVSRSVEWDESSYGNVKQILVTYGNAINSIQIIYDINGTVALAHRHGGDGDYFDCISFEPWEYLTSIGGHYGPVEQRGAVVMRSLKFGTNRTNYGPFGREEGTPFCFNFHSGLDFGGFHGRSTGSHLSALGIYVKSISLKHHFKPDPPRRLAAPPRLCSASVDPCYCVP